A DNA window from Deinococcus sonorensis KR-87 contains the following coding sequences:
- a CDS encoding catalase encodes MSDAEQGQQSQQDTHGTAVEGVGTPADPRMASGEGTQTLTTRQGHPVYDNQNLRTVGSRGPVTLENYHFLEKISHFDRERVPERVVHARGAGAHGVFEAYGKVGDEPVSRYTRAKLFQEPGKQTPVFVRFSSVIHGGHSPETLRDPRGFAVKFYTEDGNWDLVGNNLKVFFIRDAMKFPDLVHAFKPDPVTNRQDGQRIFDFISHTPEAMHMITWLFSPWGIPANYREMQGSGVNTYKWVNKDGVGVLVKYHWVPQQGVRNLTQEQAEQIQAKNFNHATQDLFDHIKAGEFPKWELCVQIMTDGEHPELDFDPLDDTKIWPEEQFPLLPVGMMTLNRNPENYFAEVEQAAFGTGVLVDGLDFSDDKMLQGRTFSYSDTQRYRVGTNYLQLPINAPRKHVATNQRDGQMALRVDTAPGQNPHVNYEPSVLNGLTESAPAGAPHEPYVEGRLVRQKIERTNDFQQAGERYRQHEPWERDDLISNLVTALQPAERVIQERMVALFTQCDPDYGRRVAEGLALIPQKEPVAND; translated from the coding sequence ATGAGCGACGCAGAACAGGGCCAACAGTCCCAGCAGGACACCCACGGCACGGCCGTGGAAGGCGTGGGCACCCCCGCCGACCCGCGCATGGCGAGCGGCGAAGGCACCCAGACGCTGACCACCCGGCAGGGCCACCCGGTCTACGACAACCAGAACCTGCGCACGGTGGGCAGCCGTGGCCCGGTCACGCTGGAGAACTATCACTTCCTGGAGAAGATCAGCCACTTTGACCGGGAGCGGGTGCCGGAGCGGGTGGTGCACGCGCGTGGCGCGGGCGCCCACGGCGTGTTCGAGGCGTACGGGAAGGTGGGCGACGAGCCGGTGAGCCGGTACACCCGCGCCAAGCTGTTCCAGGAGCCGGGCAAGCAGACTCCGGTGTTCGTGCGCTTCTCCAGCGTGATCCACGGCGGCCACTCGCCCGAGACGCTGCGCGACCCGCGCGGCTTCGCGGTGAAGTTCTACACCGAGGACGGCAACTGGGACCTGGTGGGCAACAACCTCAAGGTCTTCTTTATCCGCGACGCGATGAAGTTCCCGGACCTGGTGCACGCCTTCAAGCCGGACCCGGTCACCAACCGTCAGGACGGCCAGCGCATCTTCGACTTCATCAGCCACACGCCCGAAGCGATGCACATGATCACCTGGCTGTTCTCGCCGTGGGGCATTCCGGCCAACTACCGCGAGATGCAGGGCTCGGGCGTCAACACCTACAAGTGGGTCAACAAGGACGGCGTGGGCGTGCTGGTCAAGTACCACTGGGTGCCGCAGCAGGGCGTGCGCAACCTGACCCAGGAACAGGCCGAGCAGATCCAGGCCAAGAACTTCAACCACGCCACCCAGGACCTCTTTGACCACATCAAGGCCGGCGAGTTCCCGAAGTGGGAGCTGTGCGTGCAGATCATGACGGACGGCGAGCACCCGGAGCTGGACTTTGATCCGCTGGACGACACCAAGATCTGGCCCGAGGAGCAGTTCCCGCTGCTGCCGGTGGGCATGATGACCCTCAACCGCAACCCGGAGAACTACTTCGCCGAGGTGGAGCAGGCGGCCTTCGGGACCGGCGTGCTGGTGGACGGTCTGGACTTCAGCGACGACAAGATGCTGCAGGGCCGCACCTTCAGCTACTCGGACACCCAGCGCTACCGGGTGGGCACCAACTACCTGCAGCTGCCGATCAACGCGCCCAGGAAGCACGTGGCCACCAACCAGCGCGACGGCCAGATGGCCCTGCGGGTGGACACTGCCCCCGGCCAGAACCCGCATGTGAACTACGAGCCGAGCGTGCTCAACGGCCTCACCGAGTCGGCCCCGGCCGGCGCTCCGCACGAGCCGTACGTGGAAGGCCGGCTGGTCCGCCAGAAGATCGAGCGCACCAACGACTTCCAGCAGGCGGGCGAACGCTACCGCCAGCACGAGCCGTGGGAACGCGACGACCTGATCAGCAACCTGGTGACGGCGCTGCAGCCGGCCGAGCGGGTCATTCAGGAGCGGATGGTGGCGCTCTTCACCCAGTGCGACCCGGACTACGGGCGCCGGGTGGCTGAGGGCCTGGCGCTGATTCCTCAGAAGGAACCGGTCGCGAACGACTGA